The following proteins come from a genomic window of Gemmatimonadaceae bacterium:
- the lon gene encoding endopeptidase La yields the protein MARNQRKDDILRSEIPPALPLMALRSTIVYPLGTIAVQMGAPENLALLRDNPGSGLIVALVVATGDHVETIDLDTFVGRVGVAARVHERINLPGETVQITLQGLRRIVIDSVSQRTPYPIAQVTCAKELLANPNEVDELVTRVVTAAETLAQMVDRIPDEVPAILRMNVSDPGRFADLAATNMNFKISDKDEIVQRLDIGKRLRFLLTRLEREVARAHVVEDVKRQTEIKIEQHQREFFLRQQLRAIQAELGESDPGEKEAIETLRKIEETKMSERATQEARRETERLRQLSPASSEYQVIRTYLDWLLSLPWEKRSGKDDIDLSTVEKSLDERHYGLNEAKERILEFLAVRKLRGNDPHGPILCLAGPPGTGKTSLGEAIATAIGREFYRISVGGVRDEAEIRGHRRTYVGAMPGLLIQALRRVQVRDPVFMIDEIDKMSGGGASGDPTAAMLEVLDPSQNQSFVDHYLNVPFDLSQILFICTANNIYDILPPLRDRMEIIRIAGYTVEEKVEIAWRYMLPRLFEEHGITDKDLQFTDEVLGFISSRYSREAGLRNFERDLAAIMRRRARKKADGEQGAWIVDNARVMDILGNPRYQLESAEQEPEIGVVTGLAWTAAGGDLMLIEALRMPGSGKLTVTGQLGSVMRESVDAAYSYVRSRAEVLGIAREEFRDCDLHVHFPAGAIPKDGPSAGAAITLAIASVLSQRPIRRDMAITGEVTLRGKLLEIGGVKEKVLASYRAGLRQVIMPSTNEKDLRDIPDEVRGHMAFTFVSTMDEVLHLMLMQKPLPVLADSPPPRRASPRKREKTSTPAARSDDAIPVAKD from the coding sequence ATGGCCAGGAATCAGCGTAAGGACGACATACTCAGGTCCGAGATCCCGCCGGCGCTGCCACTCATGGCGCTGCGCTCGACGATCGTCTATCCGCTAGGCACGATCGCCGTACAGATGGGAGCGCCCGAAAACCTCGCGCTCCTTCGCGACAACCCCGGCTCGGGCCTTATCGTCGCACTCGTCGTCGCCACCGGTGACCATGTAGAGACGATTGATCTCGACACCTTCGTCGGCCGCGTCGGCGTCGCGGCGCGCGTCCACGAGCGCATCAATCTCCCCGGAGAGACGGTGCAGATCACGCTCCAGGGCCTGCGTCGCATAGTGATAGACAGCGTTTCGCAGCGCACGCCGTATCCGATCGCGCAGGTCACATGCGCGAAAGAACTTTTAGCCAACCCGAACGAGGTGGACGAGCTCGTCACGCGCGTCGTGACGGCGGCGGAAACGCTCGCGCAGATGGTGGACCGCATCCCCGACGAGGTCCCCGCAATCCTCAGGATGAACGTCTCGGACCCGGGCCGGTTCGCCGACCTCGCCGCGACGAACATGAACTTCAAGATCTCCGACAAGGACGAGATCGTTCAGCGGCTCGACATCGGCAAGCGTCTCCGTTTTCTGCTTACTCGCCTCGAGCGCGAGGTGGCCCGTGCGCACGTGGTCGAGGACGTGAAGCGACAGACGGAGATCAAGATCGAGCAGCACCAGCGCGAGTTCTTTCTCCGCCAGCAGCTCCGCGCAATCCAGGCCGAGCTCGGAGAATCCGACCCCGGGGAGAAGGAAGCAATCGAGACTCTTCGCAAGATCGAGGAGACGAAGATGTCCGAGCGCGCGACGCAGGAAGCGCGTCGTGAGACGGAGCGCCTTCGCCAGCTCTCGCCCGCGTCGAGCGAGTATCAGGTCATCCGCACATACCTCGACTGGCTTCTGTCGCTTCCGTGGGAGAAGCGCTCGGGCAAGGATGACATTGATCTCAGCACGGTCGAGAAGTCGCTCGACGAGCGGCACTACGGCCTGAACGAAGCGAAGGAGCGCATCCTCGAGTTCCTCGCCGTGCGAAAGCTGCGCGGAAACGACCCCCACGGCCCCATCCTCTGCCTCGCGGGTCCGCCAGGCACGGGCAAGACTTCGCTCGGAGAAGCCATCGCGACAGCCATCGGGCGCGAGTTCTATCGCATCTCCGTCGGCGGCGTGCGCGACGAAGCCGAGATCCGCGGACATCGCCGCACCTACGTCGGCGCCATGCCGGGCCTGCTCATCCAGGCGCTCCGCCGGGTGCAGGTCAGAGATCCGGTATTCATGATTGACGAGATAGACAAGATGAGCGGAGGAGGCGCCTCGGGCGATCCGACAGCCGCCATGCTCGAGGTTCTCGACCCGTCGCAGAACCAGAGCTTCGTGGACCACTATCTCAACGTGCCGTTCGACCTGTCGCAGATCCTGTTCATCTGCACGGCCAACAACATCTACGACATACTCCCACCGCTTCGCGACCGGATGGAAATCATTCGCATCGCCGGCTATACGGTCGAGGAAAAAGTCGAGATCGCCTGGCGGTACATGCTGCCGCGCCTTTTCGAGGAGCACGGCATCACCGACAAGGATCTCCAGTTCACCGACGAAGTGCTCGGCTTCATCTCCAGCCGCTACTCGCGCGAAGCGGGACTGAGAAACTTCGAGCGCGATCTCGCCGCGATCATGCGCCGCCGCGCGCGAAAAAAGGCGGACGGCGAGCAGGGCGCATGGATCGTGGACAACGCGCGCGTCATGGACATTCTCGGCAATCCCCGCTATCAGCTCGAATCGGCCGAGCAGGAGCCGGAGATCGGCGTCGTCACCGGGCTCGCGTGGACGGCGGCCGGCGGCGACCTGATGCTCATCGAAGCGCTACGCATGCCGGGGTCCGGAAAGCTCACCGTCACAGGACAGCTCGGCAGCGTGATGCGGGAGTCGGTGGACGCGGCGTACTCTTACGTCCGCTCACGCGCCGAAGTTCTCGGGATCGCCAGGGAGGAATTCCGCGACTGCGACCTGCACGTGCACTTCCCCGCAGGCGCGATCCCCAAGGACGGCCCCAGCGCCGGTGCCGCGATCACGCTCGCGATCGCCAGCGTTCTCAGCCAGCGGCCTATCCGCCGGGACATGGCCATCACCGGCGAAGTCACGCTGCGCGGCAAGCTGCTCGAGATCGGCGGCGTGAAGGAGAAAGTGCTTGCCTCATATCGCGCCGGGCTGCGCCAGGTGATCATGCCGTCAACGAACGAGAAGGACCTGCGCGACATCCCCGATGAAGTGCGGGGCCACATGGCGTTCACCTTCGTCTCCACGATGGACGAGGTGCTCCATCTCATGCTCATGCAGAAGCCGCTGCCGGTGCTCGCCGATTCGCCGCCACCGCGCCGTGCGTCACCACGCAAGAGGGAGAAAACTTCGACCCCTGCCGCGCGTAGTGACGATGCGATCCCTGTAGCCAAGGACTAA
- a CDS encoding prepilin peptidase, whose amino-acid sequence MQTIWAAYSFLCGACLGSFLNVCISRWPDGLSVVRPRSRCPNCGRQIGAMENIPIVSWIVLRGRCRGCRKPISFQYPLVEIIVGVVWTLSYLEFGLSFTALRVVVFVTVLIGIAITDAKRYLIPDGFTVFGLAWVIVTALASLFIGDTGPFAGAYDAVIGACAGAGAIAIAGWLGEVALKKEAMGFGDVTLMAMVGGAVGANRALITIFVGALIGAVVVLGVVYPIIWMRSRAAKSEFGPPLVPFGVFLAPAAVIALLWGQRLINAYASYSGL is encoded by the coding sequence ATGCAAACCATCTGGGCGGCCTACAGCTTCCTCTGTGGAGCCTGTTTAGGATCGTTTCTCAACGTGTGCATATCGCGCTGGCCCGATGGCTTGTCCGTCGTGCGGCCGCGCTCGCGCTGCCCGAACTGCGGGCGGCAGATCGGAGCGATGGAGAACATTCCGATCGTGAGCTGGATCGTGCTGCGCGGCCGCTGCCGCGGGTGCCGCAAGCCGATCTCGTTCCAGTATCCGCTCGTCGAGATCATCGTCGGCGTAGTCTGGACTCTCAGCTATCTCGAGTTCGGCCTTTCGTTCACGGCGCTGCGCGTCGTGGTGTTCGTCACGGTGCTGATCGGCATCGCGATCACGGATGCGAAGCGGTACCTCATCCCCGACGGCTTCACGGTATTTGGTCTTGCCTGGGTGATCGTGACCGCGCTCGCGTCGCTGTTCATCGGCGACACCGGTCCGTTCGCCGGCGCATACGACGCGGTGATCGGCGCCTGCGCCGGGGCCGGCGCGATCGCCATCGCTGGATGGCTCGGCGAGGTGGCGCTGAAGAAGGAGGCGATGGGTTTCGGGGACGTCACGCTGATGGCGATGGTCGGCGGGGCGGTCGGCGCCAATCGGGCACTTATCACCATCTTCGTCGGCGCACTGATCGGCGCCGTCGTTGTTCTCGGAGTTGTGTATCCGATCATATGGATGCGCTCGCGCGCGGCGAAGTCGGAGTTCGGTCCGCCGCTCGTGCCGTTCGGCGTTTTTCTTGCGCCCGCCGCGGTGATCGCATTGCTTTGGGGCCAACGACTGATCAACGCGTACGCGAGTTATTCGGGACTCTGA
- a CDS encoding RNA methyltransferase, whose protein sequence is MRLLTFARDLRRRKSRERHAVFVAEGVRSVEELLRSDLRIRGVLTAPQLDGAPRGPALRALIAQRGVETAAVDEAEFRSAAETESPQGVLAIAEIPGHSLAALAGRASLRLLVLDAVQDPGNVGTILRTAAALGADATIALPGTVDLWNAKVVRGAMGASFHHPAMHCTVDELMSFLDSEKAELWGADAGGTPVDGMPAPPRLALVVGNEGAGLSSSMRARATQLVSLPISGPVESLNVAVAAGILLYQLRK, encoded by the coding sequence TTGAGACTTCTGACCTTCGCGCGGGACCTGAGGCGACGAAAATCGCGGGAGCGGCATGCCGTCTTCGTGGCGGAGGGGGTGCGTTCGGTGGAGGAGCTGCTCCGTTCTGACCTTCGGATTCGCGGAGTCCTCACCGCCCCTCAGCTCGATGGCGCGCCCCGGGGACCCGCGTTGAGAGCGCTCATCGCGCAGCGCGGCGTCGAGACGGCCGCGGTGGACGAGGCCGAATTCAGGAGTGCGGCGGAAACGGAATCGCCGCAGGGCGTGCTGGCAATCGCGGAGATTCCGGGACATTCGCTCGCCGCTCTCGCAGGGCGGGCATCGCTGCGGCTCCTCGTCCTCGATGCCGTTCAGGATCCCGGCAACGTCGGCACCATTCTGCGGACGGCGGCCGCGCTCGGAGCTGACGCTACTATCGCGCTGCCGGGAACCGTGGACCTCTGGAACGCGAAGGTCGTCCGCGGCGCGATGGGAGCGAGCTTCCATCACCCCGCGATGCACTGCACCGTGGACGAGCTCATGTCTTTTCTTGACAGCGAGAAGGCCGAGCTGTGGGGCGCCGATGCGGGCGGTACGCCGGTGGACGGCATGCCGGCGCCCCCTCGGCTCGCCCTCGTCGTCGGAAACGAGGGAGCCGGATTGTCGTCTTCCATGCGAGCGCGCGCAACGCAGCTTGTGTCGCTGCCAATCTCCGGCCCGGTCGAATCGCTGAACGTCGCGGTGGCCGCGGGCATTCTCCTTTATCAGCTCAGGAAATAA